The bacterium genome contains a region encoding:
- a CDS encoding DUF5660 domain-containing protein has product MTDKSQKLKAQKQIKTKNILESINDIGSQVVQTAQNETKQISEDFFRQLLGQQKNAQPRQLGEIEPGASLQMNEMVSGEAEKNKKLQEQIFFERRLFSEEKQETGKKLQQLRLRLQAIQTEALNLINSTANLSEEVKTAVLQNTTNASEYQVNFFESIIQMIVSFRKKIDNAIDWMQGQSKRAEKKNFWSQYKKKGSSFLLSGETYSQRSAG; this is encoded by the coding sequence ATGACCGATAAATCACAAAAGCTTAAAGCTCAAAAACAGATTAAGACAAAAAACATACTTGAGTCCATAAATGATATTGGCTCACAAGTAGTACAAACTGCGCAAAACGAAACAAAACAAATTAGTGAAGACTTTTTTAGACAACTTCTGGGTCAACAGAAAAATGCTCAACCTAGACAACTAGGTGAAATAGAACCCGGAGCGTCACTTCAAATGAATGAGATGGTAAGTGGAGAGGCTGAAAAAAATAAAAAACTACAAGAACAAATATTTTTTGAAAGAAGACTTTTTAGTGAGGAAAAACAAGAAACAGGAAAAAAACTACAGCAATTAAGACTTAGACTTCAGGCAATACAAACAGAAGCTCTAAATCTTATTAATTCAACAGCTAACCTATCAGAGGAAGTTAAAACTGCAGTATTACAAAACACCACAAATGCTTCTGAATATCAAGTTAATTTTTTTGAAAGTATTATTCAAATGATTGTTTCCTTTAGAAAAAAGATTGATAATGCAATTGACTGGATGCAAGGACAAAGTAAAAGAGCAGAAAAGAAAAATTTTTGGTCACAATACAAGAAAAAGGGTTCAAGTTTTCTTCTTTCAGGTGAAACCTATTCTCAAAGATCTGCAGGTTGA
- a CDS encoding M20/M25/M40 family metallo-hydrolase produces the protein MNNMKIADIFTTIVKIDSVSGNEQDMAIYIKNWLKKVGFKWKQDKLGSILAIEKGNDSPELLLSSHMDTVEPGNSINPIIQNDYIQSDGKTILGADNKASISAIICAIEEYKEKNNKLPNIELLFSVKEETGGGLEFFPFEWIKSKVGLTIDYARPFGRIVLSSPYIYNFKVTFIGKSAHSSRPEEGINSLSPAIKFMDKIKIGRFDNGETTINIGVVNSGIGINTVPNKTIVQGEIRSLNKKKFDVHIEELNKHVVDIKSKYSDVEIELKLDGYCSGYNHKENDPFILKIVSIYNKLGIKTSFDKPTGISDANPLVNAGIQVVNLSDGVEDPHTTNEKISIKNLERLTEIVSAFLSDIG, from the coding sequence ATGAATAATATGAAAATAGCCGATATATTTACAACTATTGTAAAAATAGATAGCGTTTCTGGAAATGAACAGGACATGGCTATATATATTAAGAATTGGCTAAAAAAAGTAGGATTTAAGTGGAAGCAAGATAAATTAGGATCAATTTTAGCCATAGAAAAAGGTAACGACAGTCCCGAATTGTTATTAAGTTCTCATATGGACACTGTAGAACCAGGGAATAGCATTAATCCAATTATTCAAAATGACTATATTCAATCTGATGGAAAAACTATTTTGGGAGCTGATAATAAAGCATCAATATCTGCAATAATTTGTGCTATAGAAGAATATAAAGAAAAAAATAACAAACTACCAAATATCGAATTATTATTTTCAGTCAAAGAAGAAACTGGAGGTGGTTTAGAATTTTTTCCATTTGAATGGATTAAATCGAAAGTTGGCTTGACTATTGATTACGCTAGACCATTTGGAAGAATTGTTTTGTCTTCACCTTATATTTACAATTTTAAGGTAACTTTTATAGGTAAGTCTGCGCATTCATCTCGACCAGAGGAAGGTATTAACTCATTATCACCTGCAATTAAATTTATGGATAAAATAAAAATTGGTAGATTTGATAACGGAGAAACAACAATTAACATTGGTGTAGTTAACTCAGGTATAGGTATTAATACAGTTCCGAATAAAACGATTGTTCAAGGTGAAATTAGAAGTTTAAATAAAAAGAAATTTGATGTTCATATCGAAGAATTAAATAAGCATGTTGTTGATATTAAATCTAAATATTCAGATGTCGAAATAGAACTAAAACTTGATGGATATTGCAGTGGTTATAATCACAAAGAAAATGATCCGTTTATATTAAAAATAGTTTCTATTTATAATAAACTTGGTATCAAGACCTCATTTGATAAACCAACAGGAATAAGTGATGCAAACCCATTAGTAAATGCTGGGATTCAAGTTGTAAATCTTAGTGATGGAGTAGAGGATCCACATACTACAAATGAAAAAATATCTATTAAAAATTTAGAGAGACTTACAGAAATAGTATCAGCTTTTCTATCTGATATTGGTTAA
- a CDS encoding thermonuclease family protein, with protein MNNKFVLVPVELLKNLKELSKGTEYEDDVRKVLDSREAIENHDVTKLPKTAVVKRVIDGDTVELFNGTVLRYVGITAPEESEDFAEEASKLNKELVEGKEIKLEYDNYTSDKFGRILAYPIIDEKNISIELVRKGMAELVIYQKRKPFIYQVQLLEAQEQAKSKKLGIWKNS; from the coding sequence ATGAATAACAAATTTGTTTTAGTCCCAGTAGAACTTCTTAAAAACTTAAAAGAACTATCCAAAGGTACAGAATATGAAGATGATGTAAGAAAAGTTTTAGATTCTAGAGAAGCTATAGAAAATCATGATGTTACAAAACTCCCCAAAACTGCAGTTGTTAAAAGAGTGATAGATGGAGACACTGTAGAGTTATTTAACGGTACTGTACTTAGATATGTTGGCATAACAGCTCCAGAAGAGAGTGAAGACTTTGCAGAAGAAGCTTCTAAATTAAACAAAGAACTTGTTGAAGGTAAAGAAATAAAACTTGAATATGATAACTATACTTCTGACAAATTTGGAAGAATTCTTGCATACCCAATCATTGATGAAAAGAACATCTCCATTGAACTTGTCCGAAAAGGTATGGCTGAATTAGTTATATATCAAAAAAGGAAGCCATTTATTTATCAAGTTCAACTTTTAGAAGCACAGGAACAAGCAAAGAGCAAAAAACTAGGAATCTGGAAGAACAGTTAG
- a CDS encoding arginine deiminase family protein has product MQHDIQNEEREAENRALKVNEETSKLTKVLMWGAPGSETVLGQLLPSKISCFETQFDVLGARTEFETAKSILTSQGVEVIQVKDLMAKMIDEQGLKPEGNFEGLRKNIETRALGYSEKYKGQGISDVEEVLSWLDEVLEADAKKYGVETATLMNEVLSLKSELPLSNVLYARDQSNLLGRTFVWSSMRHQIRQPEVHLFKTVLNHSGILESKGLQQVQINGNGRFEGGDGIANAGIFYVGVGGRSNTEGVLQASESIISKGGRVMISIDSDRDSGANEMDAMHLDTFWMPVGINQIVACRDEINRRQILEVVGNPLSGLRLEDRGSFIDHLNERNVELIPLTKEEQLAYAPNFLNLGNKTVVLSLADGNNLTGELEKRGFTVFNANLKNITKGYGGLHCMTAAIKRE; this is encoded by the coding sequence ATGCAACACGATATACAAAACGAAGAACGAGAAGCTGAAAATAGAGCACTCAAAGTAAACGAGGAGACATCAAAACTAACTAAAGTTTTAATGTGGGGTGCTCCTGGTTCTGAAACAGTTCTTGGACAATTACTCCCTAGTAAAATAAGTTGTTTTGAAACCCAGTTTGATGTGCTTGGAGCAAGAACAGAGTTTGAAACAGCCAAATCAATACTTACTTCCCAAGGAGTAGAAGTTATTCAAGTTAAAGACTTGATGGCTAAAATGATAGACGAGCAAGGATTGAAGCCTGAGGGGAACTTTGAAGGATTACGAAAAAATATTGAGACGCGAGCATTAGGATATTCCGAAAAATATAAAGGTCAGGGAATTTCTGATGTTGAAGAAGTACTAAGCTGGTTAGATGAAGTATTAGAAGCTGATGCAAAAAAATACGGGGTTGAAACCGCTACTTTAATGAATGAGGTTTTGTCATTAAAAAGTGAATTACCACTCTCAAATGTTTTGTATGCTAGAGATCAATCAAATTTATTAGGTAGGACTTTTGTATGGTCATCTATGAGACATCAGATTAGACAACCAGAAGTGCATCTTTTCAAAACAGTCCTTAATCATAGTGGAATTTTAGAATCAAAAGGTCTACAACAAGTACAAATTAACGGTAATGGAAGATTTGAGGGTGGAGATGGAATTGCAAACGCAGGGATTTTTTATGTTGGTGTCGGAGGTAGATCAAACACAGAAGGTGTGCTGCAGGCTTCTGAATCAATTATCTCGAAGGGTGGAAGAGTAATGATATCAATTGACAGTGATCGTGATTCAGGAGCTAATGAGATGGATGCAATGCATCTTGATACATTCTGGATGCCTGTTGGCATTAATCAAATTGTGGCCTGCAGAGATGAAATTAACAGAAGACAAATTTTAGAAGTTGTAGGTAATCCTCTTTCGGGATTAAGACTTGAAGATCGGGGTAGTTTTATTGATCATCTTAATGAAAGAAATGTAGAACTTATTCCACTCACAAAAGAAGAACAGTTAGCCTACGCACCAAATTTCTTGAATCTAGGAAACAAAACAGTAGTCTTATCACTAGCTGATGGTAACAACTTAACAGGTGAACTTGAGAAACGTGGTTTTACTGTGTTTAATGCAAATCTCAAAAATATTACTAAGGGTTATGGTGGGTTACATTGCATGACCGCCGCTATTAAAAGGGAGTAA
- a CDS encoding class I SAM-dependent methyltransferase → MPAAYDTYDYPSYWKNREYEHLSEFFAIKGFLTKISSIRKVIEIGAGYGRLVPAYKFRSKKIVLTDPSAKLLSKAMRSQKKFGNIEFIQSSLQNLSNRKDLRKFDLVVMVRVLHHIDNIDNAFKIVNKLLSNKGYFILEFPNKSNLKASLRNIIKGDFTYPINIFPIDLRSKKFIKRGTLPFINYHPDQILEKLVENDFEIIQVRSVSNIRSTLLKRLFPIASLIDLEKALQLPLAKVLFGPSMFVLARKRDS, encoded by the coding sequence ATGCCAGCTGCATATGATACATATGATTACCCGTCATATTGGAAGAATAGGGAATACGAACATTTGTCAGAATTTTTTGCAATTAAAGGCTTTCTTACTAAAATATCCAGCATACGCAAGGTTATTGAAATAGGTGCAGGCTACGGGAGACTAGTTCCTGCCTATAAGTTTAGATCTAAGAAAATTGTTTTAACTGATCCGTCTGCGAAACTTCTTTCAAAAGCAATGAGAAGTCAAAAGAAATTTGGAAATATTGAATTTATACAGTCCAGTTTACAAAACTTAAGTAACCGTAAAGACTTACGCAAATTTGACCTTGTTGTTATGGTGAGAGTACTTCACCATATTGATAACATAGACAATGCATTCAAAATAGTTAATAAGCTATTATCCAATAAAGGCTACTTTATATTAGAATTCCCCAACAAAAGTAATTTAAAAGCAAGTTTGAGAAATATAATTAAAGGTGACTTCACATATCCTATTAACATCTTTCCAATCGACCTAAGAAGTAAAAAGTTCATAAAAAGGGGTACTTTACCATTTATAAATTATCATCCTGATCAAATACTTGAAAAGCTTGTTGAAAACGATTTTGAAATCATCCAAGTTAGATCAGTGTCAAACATCAGATCTACTCTTCTTAAAAGATTGTTTCCAATAGCTTCATTAATTGACCTTGAGAAAGCACTTCAGTTGCCACTAGCCAAGGTACTATTTGGACCATCAATGTTTGTACTCGCAAGAAAAAGGGATAGTTAG
- a CDS encoding GNAT family N-acetyltransferase has protein sequence MEQLKSRLATTNDEKYASQISGWTKESGTMLPKTVDDLMALFSNNDSVLVFDDEGALVSHAAITYTYSDGSVEIGCVITDREKRKNGAATQAVKQILVLADEKYPGNKKFALANEHSSALFEKIGAIKIPTTELSAEVWIPCKTCPRIPKQKSGQPFVCCDTPYDLTNIR, from the coding sequence ATGGAACAACTAAAATCAAGATTAGCAACTACAAACGATGAGAAATATGCCTCTCAAATATCTGGTTGGACAAAAGAATCTGGAACAATGCTTCCTAAAACTGTTGATGATTTAATGGCTCTGTTTAGTAATAATGACTCTGTATTGGTTTTTGACGATGAAGGAGCTTTGGTCAGTCATGCAGCAATAACTTATACATATTCGGACGGTAGTGTAGAAATTGGGTGCGTAATCACAGATCGTGAAAAAAGAAAAAATGGTGCAGCCACCCAAGCGGTTAAGCAAATTTTAGTTTTGGCGGACGAAAAATACCCAGGTAACAAGAAATTTGCATTAGCTAATGAACATAGTTCTGCATTGTTTGAAAAAATTGGTGCCATAAAAATACCAACAACAGAACTTTCAGCAGAAGTTTGGATACCATGCAAAACATGCCCTAGAATACCAAAACAGAAATCTGGACAACCATTTGTGTGTTGTGATACACCTTATGACTTAACCAATATCAGATAG
- the argS gene encoding arginine--tRNA ligase — MKRERNEPMNDNPLYAIYKKESQLIKAVESQLVSKNQTPNIIEAPLSTGFDYGINLTSLASEEGLSPQDLALKIASKIDGAEAVGSFLNFKLEMSEFGHAVVDQILDMKADYGKENEGNGQRVVIDMSSPNIAKRMSYGHLRSTIIGDALANLHRSAGYEVIRDNHIGDWGTQFGKLIVAIKNWGDEQELLNSDDPIGILQDLYVKFHSEEEIEKGVLREEAKKKIEVDGVESVTGLEETIEIISQEIMTRKKISRSELDTTKITEDALDRVIVSGLEKEGRNWFLKLEKGNKEARRLWKLCIDLSLKEFNQIYEVLGVNFEESFGESFYESMLGGVIDKVASSKAGHVSNGALVIDMQDKGLGVAIVQKSDGASVYMTRDLACAIYREEEMKADKAIYVVGDDQKQYFEQLFESLSRLGYKIGENSVHVYFGMVSLPEGKMSTRKGRVILLKDVLSEGFRKANEVIEAKSPKLNKNESLKDEIVRQIAVGALKWNDLCQDPRKSVIFNWDKALNFDGNSAPYVQYTAVRANSIIEASRIDIAQLSKNNANSENDYQEISEKALIRQLASFPKAIKDALDNNSPAKVATYVFELSKRFNTFYGKNRVLGIEDENIVSSRLKLVAATYQTIKNSLAILGIEVPSRM; from the coding sequence ATGAAAAGAGAACGAAATGAACCCATGAACGATAACCCTTTGTATGCAATTTACAAAAAAGAGAGTCAATTAATAAAAGCTGTTGAGTCTCAATTAGTAAGCAAAAATCAAACTCCAAATATTATTGAAGCTCCACTTTCTACAGGTTTTGATTATGGCATTAATCTTACAAGTCTGGCTAGTGAAGAAGGATTATCTCCACAAGATCTAGCTTTAAAAATAGCGAGTAAAATAGATGGTGCTGAAGCTGTTGGGTCATTTTTGAATTTTAAATTAGAAATGTCTGAATTTGGTCATGCAGTAGTAGATCAAATTTTGGATATGAAAGCTGACTATGGTAAGGAAAATGAAGGAAATGGACAAAGAGTAGTTATAGATATGTCTTCTCCCAACATAGCAAAAAGAATGAGCTATGGTCACTTAAGGTCTACAATTATTGGCGATGCTTTAGCAAATCTACACAGATCTGCAGGATATGAAGTTATTCGAGATAATCATATAGGTGACTGGGGAACACAGTTTGGAAAATTAATTGTTGCGATTAAAAACTGGGGTGACGAGCAAGAATTATTAAATTCGGATGATCCCATTGGTATACTTCAAGATTTATATGTTAAATTTCATTCAGAAGAAGAAATTGAAAAAGGTGTTTTGAGAGAGGAAGCAAAGAAAAAAATTGAAGTGGATGGTGTTGAATCAGTAACTGGACTTGAAGAAACAATCGAGATCATAAGTCAGGAAATAATGACTAGAAAGAAAATATCTAGGTCAGAATTGGATACGACAAAAATAACTGAAGATGCATTAGATAGAGTAATTGTTTCAGGTTTAGAAAAAGAAGGACGGAATTGGTTTTTAAAACTTGAAAAAGGCAATAAAGAAGCTCGAAGACTTTGGAAACTTTGCATTGATCTTTCGTTAAAAGAATTTAATCAGATTTATGAAGTATTAGGAGTTAATTTTGAAGAGTCGTTTGGCGAGAGTTTCTACGAAAGTATGTTAGGTGGTGTTATAGACAAAGTAGCTTCAAGTAAAGCTGGTCACGTTAGTAATGGAGCATTAGTAATTGATATGCAGGATAAAGGATTGGGTGTTGCAATTGTACAAAAATCTGACGGGGCAAGTGTTTATATGACAAGAGATTTGGCTTGTGCAATTTATCGAGAGGAAGAGATGAAAGCGGACAAGGCGATTTATGTAGTTGGTGATGATCAAAAACAATATTTTGAACAACTTTTCGAAAGCTTAAGTAGACTAGGTTATAAAATTGGTGAGAATTCAGTACATGTTTATTTTGGAATGGTGAGTTTACCAGAAGGTAAAATGTCAACAAGAAAAGGAAGAGTAATTCTATTAAAAGATGTTTTAAGTGAGGGATTTAGAAAAGCAAATGAGGTTATTGAAGCAAAAAGTCCAAAGTTGAATAAGAATGAATCACTTAAGGATGAAATTGTTAGACAAATTGCTGTTGGGGCTTTGAAATGGAATGATTTATGTCAAGATCCAAGAAAGTCAGTTATCTTTAATTGGGACAAGGCCTTAAATTTCGATGGAAACTCAGCACCTTATGTTCAATATACTGCAGTTAGAGCAAATAGTATTATTGAAGCTTCACGAATAGATATAGCGCAGCTATCAAAAAATAATGCTAATTCAGAAAATGATTATCAAGAAATATCTGAAAAAGCATTAATTAGACAATTAGCTAGTTTCCCAAAAGCAATTAAAGATGCTCTAGATAATAACTCTCCAGCTAAAGTTGCAACGTATGTATTTGAATTATCAAAAAGATTTAATACTTTTTATGGTAAAAATAGAGTTTTGGGTATTGAGGATGAAAATATAGTCTCATCTCGTTTGAAACTAGTCGCTGCAACATACCAAACAATCAAAAATTCACTTGCGATTTTAGGAATAGAGGTTCCTTCAAGAATGTAA
- a CDS encoding RNA-binding protein, translating to MKKLFIGNLSWEVSSDDLRAFFASFGTVIDAVVIMDRMTGRSRGFGFVEMETEDEANKALDANGKELKGRAMNVNMAKPQENR from the coding sequence ATGAAAAAATTATTTATTGGAAATTTGTCGTGGGAAGTATCATCTGATGACTTGAGAGCATTTTTTGCAAGCTTTGGTACAGTTATTGACGCCGTAGTTATTATGGATAGAATGACTGGAAGAAGCAGAGGCTTTGGTTTCGTAGAAATGGAAACTGAAGACGAAGCAAACAAGGCATTAGACGCAAACGGTAAAGAACTTAAAGGTAGAGCTATGAACGTAAATATGGCAAAACCTCAAGAAAACCGTTAA
- a CDS encoding DUF192 domain-containing protein, producing the protein MFKSIFLPIIAVMLFIVFIGLFSQGKLEFLTNKISKPTTVDNIIKIDETKIKVEVAKTNEERSKGLSNRDFLDQDSGMLFVFGESSKPTFWMKDTKIALDIIWIKDDKVVLINKNVNPEPDVKDSDLKKYPAPSEIDYVLEVNAGFSDKHKITTGSTVQKLFDL; encoded by the coding sequence ATGTTTAAGTCTATTTTTCTCCCCATAATTGCAGTTATGCTATTTATTGTTTTTATTGGCCTTTTCAGCCAAGGTAAATTAGAATTTTTAACAAATAAAATAAGTAAACCAACAACAGTTGATAATATTATTAAAATTGATGAAACTAAAATTAAGGTAGAGGTTGCAAAAACCAATGAAGAAAGGTCGAAAGGACTATCAAATAGGGACTTTTTGGATCAAGATTCTGGTATGCTTTTTGTTTTTGGAGAAAGCTCAAAACCTACATTTTGGATGAAGGACACAAAAATAGCACTCGATATCATTTGGATTAAAGATGACAAAGTTGTTTTAATTAATAAGAATGTTAACCCAGAACCTGATGTAAAAGACTCTGATTTAAAAAAATACCCTGCGCCATCTGAAATTGACTATGTCTTGGAGGTAAATGCAGGATTTTCTGATAAACACAAGATTACAACTGGTTCTACTGTCCAAAAGCTATTCGATCTTTGA
- a CDS encoding trigger factor, with protein sequence MKNVQNIKSELKRLDNGNLEISYTIPAEVILKAKSEALIEYAKTAVIAGFRKGKAPIAKVEENVSEEGLTEHILNHLLPNAFTKSVEEHKFKPAMYPKFEAHKITSSKNVADNTEWQIKAVTCELPEVKIDKDLKKKLSKDPKDQNVLIKSIVEQVNLKIPRLLIEEEVNGRLSQVLDRIEKLGLTLEGYLKSVGKTPEGLRKEYEDQAFEAISLELILNEVSNSQKIDVSESEIDDFIKTTGEDKTKVGAEQRKVLKRVILRRKALEFLEK encoded by the coding sequence ATGAAGAATGTGCAAAATATAAAATCTGAGCTCAAAAGGCTTGATAATGGTAATTTAGAAATATCATATACGATTCCAGCAGAAGTTATTTTAAAAGCCAAGAGTGAAGCTTTGATTGAATATGCAAAAACAGCAGTTATTGCAGGCTTTAGAAAAGGTAAGGCACCAATTGCTAAGGTTGAAGAAAATGTTTCAGAAGAGGGATTAACAGAACATATTTTAAACCATCTTTTACCCAATGCTTTTACAAAATCAGTAGAAGAGCACAAATTTAAACCCGCAATGTATCCAAAGTTTGAAGCTCACAAAATCACCTCCTCAAAGAATGTAGCTGATAATACAGAATGGCAAATAAAAGCAGTTACTTGTGAACTGCCTGAAGTCAAAATAGATAAAGATTTAAAGAAAAAACTTTCAAAGGATCCAAAAGATCAAAATGTTTTAATCAAGTCAATAGTTGAACAAGTCAACTTAAAAATTCCAAGACTTCTAATTGAGGAGGAGGTAAATGGCAGATTATCACAAGTTTTAGATAGAATTGAAAAATTAGGTTTAACTCTAGAAGGCTATCTTAAAAGCGTTGGTAAGACTCCTGAAGGATTAAGGAAAGAGTATGAAGATCAAGCTTTTGAGGCAATCTCACTAGAGCTAATATTAAATGAAGTTTCTAATAGTCAAAAAATTGATGTATCAGAATCTGAGATTGACGATTTTATTAAAACCACAGGTGAAGACAAAACAAAAGTTGGAGCAGAACAAAGAAAAGTATTAAAGAGGGTTATCTTAAGACGCAAAGCTTTGGAATTTTTGGAAAAATAA
- a CDS encoding EamA family transporter — MQSWILYSLLGTAIYVIVIFVDKYNLTQQIKDYRGMAMYSAIVGLISGSVLWLMTGRPILGFQDGLLVMITGMLSIFSASIYFYVIQKEDGSKVLFLLQLVPVFVLILSLLFLDEVITIKKLLGFALILIPSLLASSDGNKLKLSIDKNTILLMASTFLTAVSAVIFKFVVDAGSFSKVVAYESWGWAIGGLILFTVFPSVRKAFFTTTKSLKKIALAIVFGNEILFLGSKLLLFLAISLGSVYLVNVITGTQVLFGALFGVVLTLLVPKIFHEDISKNSIKNKLILGVITLVGLGLIY, encoded by the coding sequence ATGCAATCATGGATTTTGTATTCCTTACTTGGTACAGCAATTTATGTTATTGTGATTTTTGTTGACAAATATAATTTAACTCAACAAATTAAGGATTATCGGGGTATGGCTATGTACAGCGCCATTGTTGGATTAATTTCAGGGAGTGTTCTCTGGTTAATGACTGGAAGACCAATACTTGGGTTTCAAGATGGATTATTAGTTATGATAACTGGAATGCTTTCGATATTTTCAGCTTCGATATATTTCTATGTAATACAAAAGGAGGATGGAAGTAAAGTTCTTTTTCTACTCCAATTAGTTCCTGTATTTGTTTTAATTTTATCACTGTTATTCTTGGATGAAGTCATCACTATAAAGAAGCTGTTAGGTTTTGCATTAATTTTAATTCCATCTCTTTTGGCATCATCGGATGGCAATAAGCTGAAACTATCAATAGATAAAAACACAATACTATTAATGGCCTCCACATTTTTAACTGCTGTCAGTGCTGTAATATTTAAGTTTGTTGTTGATGCAGGAAGTTTTTCAAAAGTTGTTGCCTATGAAAGCTGGGGTTGGGCAATCGGCGGTTTAATTTTATTTACTGTTTTTCCCTCCGTAAGAAAGGCTTTTTTCACAACTACCAAATCCTTAAAGAAAATTGCATTGGCAATTGTATTTGGAAATGAGATTTTGTTTTTAGGCAGTAAGCTTCTTTTATTTCTTGCAATTTCATTGGGATCAGTCTATTTAGTTAATGTGATAACTGGAACACAAGTACTGTTCGGAGCTTTATTTGGAGTAGTACTTACATTACTTGTACCCAAGATATTTCATGAGGATATCAGTAAGAATAGTATTAAAAATAAATTAATATTGGGAGTTATCACTCTTGTTGGATTAGGGTTAATTTATTAA
- a CDS encoding prolyl oligopeptidase family serine peptidase encodes MKLRILLIYFLASITLVSFGWWGSDKYKEYLNQDFELPSWNKPKPLEKYTIENLSQTEVTSVEVKVEDNIFSFEFDPTLEYKKGNDLKKVTGLINIPESNTKSPIVILLRGYVDQSIYQTGVGTKRVGEYFRDNGYITLAPDFLGYGGSSIESSNIFETRFQTYTTVLTLLKSINKENFPNWDGKNIFIWAHSNGGQIALTVLEITGKDYPTVLWAPVTENFPYSILYYTNESQDGGKFIRKELAKFEDNYDTDKFSLINYLEKINAPIEYHLGTADDAIPLEWRDRFLKRMKVLDKDITNYNHSGADHNMNPLWSEVILKTFQFLEKHKKLTT; translated from the coding sequence ATGAAATTAAGAATATTATTAATCTATTTTCTAGCATCCATAACCCTTGTTTCTTTTGGTTGGTGGGGGAGTGATAAATACAAAGAATACCTAAATCAAGATTTTGAACTACCCAGCTGGAATAAACCTAAACCTTTGGAAAAGTATACAATTGAGAATCTGTCTCAAACTGAAGTAACTTCAGTAGAAGTAAAGGTTGAAGATAATATCTTTTCTTTTGAATTTGATCCTACATTAGAATACAAAAAAGGTAATGATCTAAAAAAAGTAACTGGACTAATTAACATTCCAGAGTCAAACACAAAATCACCAATAGTTATTTTACTTCGTGGCTATGTTGACCAATCAATTTACCAAACAGGTGTGGGGACAAAACGAGTTGGTGAATATTTTAGAGATAACGGATACATAACTCTTGCACCTGATTTCTTGGGTTATGGTGGCTCAAGTATAGAATCTTCAAATATCTTTGAAACCAGATTTCAAACTTATACAACTGTTTTGACATTACTAAAATCAATAAACAAAGAAAACTTTCCAAACTGGGACGGTAAGAACATTTTTATTTGGGCACATAGCAATGGGGGACAAATAGCTTTAACAGTTCTTGAAATTACAGGTAAAGATTATCCAACAGTCTTGTGGGCTCCAGTTACTGAAAACTTTCCCTATTCCATACTTTATTATACTAACGAGTCTCAAGATGGGGGAAAATTTATAAGAAAGGAATTGGCTAAATTTGAAGATAATTATGATACGGACAAGTTTTCTCTCATTAATTATCTAGAGAAAATAAATGCACCAATAGAATACCACTTGGGGACAGCAGACGATGCGATACCTCTTGAGTGGAGAGATAGATTTTTGAAACGGATGAAAGTCCTGGACAAGGATATTACAAACTACAATCACTCCGGCGCTGATCACAATATGAACCCGCTTTGGAGTGAAGTAATTCTTAAAACTTTTCAGTTTTTAGAAAAACACAAGAAACTTACCACGTAG